DNA sequence from the Deinococcus budaensis genome:
GGTCAAGACCAACTTCATCAACTACGCGATGAACGTGATCGTGGACCGCGCGCTGCCCGACGTGCGCGACGGCATGAAGCCGGTGCAGCGCCGCATCATGTACGCGATGCTGCTTGAGGGCCTGGCCGCCAACCACAAGCACGCCAAGAGTGCGTCGGTCGTCGGCGAGGTGATGAAGAAGTACCACCCCCACGGTGACTCCTCGATCTACGACGCGATGGTGCGGCTGGGGCAGTGGTGGAACATGCGCTACACCCTGGTGGACCCGCAGGGCAACTTCGGCTCCATCGACGGCGACCCGCCCGCCGCCATGCGCTACACCGAAGCCCGGATGACCAAGGTCGCCGAGGAAGTGCTGGCCGACCTCGAAAAGGAGACGGTCGATCACAAGCCCAACTACGACGAGACGACCGTCGAACCTGCGGTGCTGCCTTCGGCGGTGCCCAACCTGCTGATCAACGGCGCGACCGGGATCGCGGTCGGGATGGCGACCAACATCCCGCCGCACAACCTCACCGAGATCAGCAACGGCCTGCTGGCGCTGATCGACAACCCCGCGACCAGCCTCGACGAGATGATGACCCACGTGCTGGGACCGGACTTCCCGACCGGCGGACGTATCTCCCGCCAGGGCATCCGCGAGGCCTACGCGACCGGGCACTCGGGCCTGAAGGTGCGCGGCAAGGCCCGCATCGACGAGAAAAACGGGCGCACCCAGATCATCATCTCCGAGATTCCCTATCAGGTGAACAAGACCAACCTGATCCAGACCATCTCGGCGATGTACAAGGCGGGCAAGATCCCCGACATCAGTGCGTTGCGTGACGAGTCCGACCGCAAGGAGCCGGTGCGGATCGTGATCGAGCTGAAGCGCGGCGCGATCCCGACGCTGGTGCTCAACCAGCTGTACAAGTACACCCAGCTGCAAAGCACCTTCACGGTGATCAACCTCAGCATCGTGAACGGCGAGCCGCGCGTGCTGCCCCTCATCGACACCATGCAGGCCTTCTTGAACCACCGCCGCGACGTGGTGACCCGCCGCACCGCCTACGACCTGAAAAAGGCCGAGGAACGCGCCCACGTGCTCGAAGGTCTGGTCAAGGCGCTCGACCATATCGACGAGGTCATCAGCCTGATTCGCGGCAGCAACACCGGCGCCGAGGCGCGGGACGTGTTGATGGCCCGCTTCGGCCTCTCGGAGATTCAGTCGCAGGCGATCCTGGATATGCGCCTCCAGCGCCTCGTCGGCCTGGAGCGCGAGAAGCTGATGGCCGAGTACGACGAGCTGCAAAAGACCATTCAGCGCCTGCGCTCGATCCTGGGCGACGAGAAGCTGCTGTGGCGCGAGATCAAGAAAGAAATCCGCGACATCCGCGACCGCTACGGCGACGAGCGCCGCTCGACCATCACCGACCTGGAAGACGACATCTCCAAGGAGGACCTGATCGCGGTCGAGGACATGGTGATCACCATGACCCGCGCCGGGTACCTCAAGCGCACCAACCTGACCGCCTACCGGGCGCAGGGGCGGGGCGGGCGCGGCGCCTCGGGCGGCAAGCTGCGCGACGAGGACATCAACACCCGCGTCTTTGTGGGCAGCACCCACGACTACCTGCTGTTCTTCACCGACCAGGGCCGGGTCTTCCACGAGAAGATCTACGACCTGCCGGAAGCGGGCCGTGACGCCAAGGGCACCCACATCCGCAACCTGCTGCCTTCCCTGCGCGAGGACGAGAACATCGCGTCCGTGCTGAGCGTGAAGGGCTTCGACGAGGCGGGCAGCTTCGTCTTCGCCACCCGCAAGGGCATGGTCAAAAAGACGCTGATCACCGACTACGGCAACATCACCTCGGCGGGACTGATCGCCATCAACCTCCAGCCCGGCGACGAGCTGATCGGCGTGGACATCCAGCGCGACGGCGACGACGTGGTGCTGGCGACCCGCGAGGGCCAGGCGATGCGCTTTGCCGCGACCGAGGTGCGCGACACCGGCCGCGCCACCCAGGGCGTGATCGGCATCCGGTTGCGCGAGGACGACTGCGTGGTCAGCATGGCGCTGGTTCCCGGCGGCGACGACGGCAGCGAACTGCTGGCGGTCAGCGAGTACGGCCTGGGCAAGCGCACCCCGGTGGGCGACTACCCCAGCAAGGGGCGCGGCGGCCTGGGCGTGATCACCCTCGACGTGACCGACAAGACCGGCAAGCTGGTCACCCTGACCCACGTGGCGGGCGACGAGGAGCTGATGGTCCTCACCGAGAAGGGCACCGTGATCCGCACCCGCGTCGAGGAGGTCCGGGTGACCGGCCGCAACGCGCAGGGCGTGAAGGTCATCAATATCGGCGACAAGGACCGTGTGATCAGCGCCTTCCCGATCCGCCGCGAGGACGAGCTGTAAGCCCACAGCGGCCCTCCCGCAGCGCCCGGCCCCGGATGGCTGGGCGCTTTTTCGTCGCCTGCCCGGTCCGGGCCACCCGGCCGCCTCGCCGCGCGCACCTATGAACCCGCCATGAGGAGGGGCGCCGCCGCGCCTGCCCCCTTTTGTTCGACGTGGAGCCGACTCGCGACCGGAGAGGCG
Encoded proteins:
- the gyrA gene encoding DNA gyrase subunit A gives rise to the protein MTGIHPVDITAEVKTNFINYAMNVIVDRALPDVRDGMKPVQRRIMYAMLLEGLAANHKHAKSASVVGEVMKKYHPHGDSSIYDAMVRLGQWWNMRYTLVDPQGNFGSIDGDPPAAMRYTEARMTKVAEEVLADLEKETVDHKPNYDETTVEPAVLPSAVPNLLINGATGIAVGMATNIPPHNLTEISNGLLALIDNPATSLDEMMTHVLGPDFPTGGRISRQGIREAYATGHSGLKVRGKARIDEKNGRTQIIISEIPYQVNKTNLIQTISAMYKAGKIPDISALRDESDRKEPVRIVIELKRGAIPTLVLNQLYKYTQLQSTFTVINLSIVNGEPRVLPLIDTMQAFLNHRRDVVTRRTAYDLKKAEERAHVLEGLVKALDHIDEVISLIRGSNTGAEARDVLMARFGLSEIQSQAILDMRLQRLVGLEREKLMAEYDELQKTIQRLRSILGDEKLLWREIKKEIRDIRDRYGDERRSTITDLEDDISKEDLIAVEDMVITMTRAGYLKRTNLTAYRAQGRGGRGASGGKLRDEDINTRVFVGSTHDYLLFFTDQGRVFHEKIYDLPEAGRDAKGTHIRNLLPSLREDENIASVLSVKGFDEAGSFVFATRKGMVKKTLITDYGNITSAGLIAINLQPGDELIGVDIQRDGDDVVLATREGQAMRFAATEVRDTGRATQGVIGIRLREDDCVVSMALVPGGDDGSELLAVSEYGLGKRTPVGDYPSKGRGGLGVITLDVTDKTGKLVTLTHVAGDEELMVLTEKGTVIRTRVEEVRVTGRNAQGVKVINIGDKDRVISAFPIRREDEL